aGATTAATTCTGTATATCAAGAAAAACTCTCACGTTAAATTATGTATctttaaatcaaataataaaaaaatattattatttttttcttaaaattattattttttatatattttataattaatctcATGTGctcaaaaatatcaattttatatatctaaatattactaattttatatgtcaaaatatttaattttatcaataaatattaatatatactaaaaaacaCTTTGTATCATTatcaacttaatataaatttcatatatcaaaatcatcttaatacaaattttatagagttgattttaatggatatgagagagaaaaaatattaaaaataatatttggagagTTAAAAGTGATTATTCAAACTTGAAGAatcactatttataattatataaaaatttagatatgtataagttaatatagataaatttaaaattatattatttaaatttaaagatgaagataaagacgaataaattaatactaatactcaGGAGCACTATGCGGCACACTAACAGCGTCCAAAAGAAAACCTTCTAACCGGATACGGTGGCCTTTTCCACTTTACAGCCACCAATGAATCGGTGACACATAAGCAATTAACATAATTTCCATGCCACACTATAATTGTCCAAATTTAATCCAACTTTCTATGTGCTTCTAAGAGTCATCGAGGTTGCTGCCACAACGGCCAATGACACCTCCGGTTTCACATTCGATCTCACATTCCAAGAAACCACCGCTGGGTCTAGCAGAATGGAACAATCTAAACTTGAACAAAAACGATATATTTTCATCAAGTTGGTTCATTGACAGTCCAATTCTCTCTCACTTCCTCTTATCTAttgaatcttatttatttttcagagagaagaaaaatgagATGGTGAGGGAGATGGCAACCATTGCTAGTAATGTTCTTTCTAGTGTGTTGTTTAGAGCCAGAGTATCAAGAGGTGGGGGGGTTTCTCTGATTGACTACCGTGGCCTTAGGCCATAAGACAAAATACAAACTGCTTCAATGAGGTCGAGTTGGTTGGGTCGATTTGGATaatgaattgaattgagataaattggtatgaaagttgaaaattaaataaaatattatttttaaaaattattattattttgatatttgaaaaaattgaattgtttattatattttatgttaaaagttaaaaaattataatgattaaataagatgaatttgataATCAAACGCAACCTTATACTCTGTGTTAGCACTcttcataaatctatttattaagGTTAAAAATTTGCAAATTAGAAGTACATATTCATTTATGTCTTCCATTGAAGTCACATACTCATCATCACCCTCTTTTGTCTCTCTTGAACAAAACCAAATATCCACAAACAAACTTGGTTGTGTATACGGTTGACAAGAGAGAACATCTAGTTTGGTGATCATGATTCATGGGCAACTTCGGTTTTGGTGAAAGACAGAtgactatttaaattaatctttTGTGCCTGATTTATTTTGAAGagatattctatttattatcttcacgtTACATacctgttaaaaaaataaaaaataaaaaataaaaaataaaaaataaaaataaatataggagCTAGAAATGataagtaatttattttttatttttaataacacAGAATATAACGTATCGGTGGTGTAAATCCTTCCTTGGCACCGCATCCGTTTCGAAGGGGCACTCTAGTCCTAATACTTCCATTCGTGATAATTGCaattataaaaattctaaattgatattttaaaattttatatggaTATTGGATACTCAACAAATTAAATATGGATATTTGAATTGGTTATGCTTTCAATTTTGAAACAGATTATCAGATAttgataagatttaatttataaaattcatatcaaatcatgcggtgtaaaatattttacagtTAACTTGCAAATAAGATTTTCCTTTAAAACaattgtgaaaaaaataaaaaataaaaacttagcATGAATGAGCTCCCGCCTCAATGCAACTCGTTTGTACTAATAAGTCACCAATTATACAAGAGTAATACGGTTCTATCTTTGGGATTGATTGAGAATGCAATTCTCTCCGAAATAGATTAGAACGCTATGGATTTATAGAAATAAAAGACTCACGATTGAGATCATTCACAGGAGTCAGCAGTTCATAAGATAAACTAAGAAAAGATGAAGCAGTTGAAGCAATGTTTTAGGAGGAACGTGTATGCTTGCCATATAAGAGGGATAATGGTGGTCATATCACGAAGATTGAGAGAGAGGGGATAAAGCATAATTCACTGGCAAATAATAACAACATAGATGCAGGACATTACATTCCAGGCCATAGAGCTTACTTTGTACAAGATTGAATTGATCAAAATCCACTCCCTGAACGATCTCCAATCACCATCTACATCGAAACTTTTAAGTGACAGACTCCATCCCATACCACCATTTACAAGAATACAACACTCAATATTAAAACTCTGATAACGATGAAGATACTTGGTAAACCAGCACCGTAAATATTGCAGCCTGAAGAGTCCGAACTTGTGGAATTCATGGATGGAGCTGTGATATTTACCAGGGAGCTATCCTTGCCAACACTGCATGGACATATGTAACAAACAgaacatattaatttatcatctaGCACATTGCTCTACACAAATTTCTTTATTGTTGTCTTAAATCTCATTACtataatcaacttaaaaagaTGTCAAGGGTTGGTCATCAagaaattagaattttaccttccTGGAAACATACAAGAACCATGACCTGCATCATTGAACCAACAACACTGTTAAAACTTGCAAATGCATTATTCGTCACACTCCTGAGACCCAGTAAATACCAATAAGAGAATCAAATGAAAGAAAGACATGTTGCCTTCTTTACAGgtgcgactatgatcttactTGGATTTGTGGTGGTGATTGCAGCCACCCCATTGAAGTCACATGACCCCAAATCCTTCCCCATCTTATGATAGTAAGTGTCAAAAGCATAAGTTGCATGTGCCAGCACATTGTCTGGTTCGTAGCACGGTTTTCCCTGCAACAAAGGTGAGCAATCCACCTTGCCTGGTCCACAAGCCCAATCTAATGCAGCCTGAAGCATCTTCGGATCAGCACCATCCCTTGCAGTACAGTAAGTTTGGTTCGTAGTGTCATTTGCTAACACCACTCCCGATCCTGTCAAGTGTAAGATGTAAATTGGCGACCCATTTGCATTGAACAATCCCCAGCTCTTCTCTGAGACTGGTCCACTTTTCATATCCTCATTATAGAGCTCATATATATAGGTACTAACAGCAATTCCAGGGTGCTTGGGAGTTCCAGTTTTGTTCAGCACATGCCTTATCAAATTGCTGTTATAAGAGTTGGCATTTTCTATTGTTGCATCAGGTTCATTAGAATCGCCTTTTGAGGGCCAGCCTGATTCTGTCACTATGACAGGAATGTtagtaaaatttagaaaagccATGGCAAAGTATGCTGCATCAACCATTGCATCAAAGACATTAGAGTAATGGAGAAGAGTATTAGCATCAATAGCTTCTTTAGTTGGAGGGAGAGGCTTGAAAAGTGCATAATCTAGGGATATTACGCCATTGGATTGCATATAGTCATAATAAGGGTAAATGTTGAGCATGAAAAACGAGCCAGTAGACTGCAAGAAACTCAACATGGGAACCAAAACTGGATTCCATGTGCGATTAAAGAAGGCTTGGAAAGGAGGGAATGAATCAAGGATAATAGAGGAAGAGAGAGGTGTTGAAACTTTAATTTGATGGTCGAGGTTGGATGCCACGAGAGCGGAATGAATGAACTTGAGGGCACTGACAAGGACTGTCGCGGCATTTGGAATCGCTGTTAGTACCTCAGAACCAACAGATATTGCTGTGATATTGGTGGCTGGGTAATGTGCTACGACATTGTGGGAGACCCAGTTAGCTGCAGTGGAGTTTGATTGGCCAATTCCAAGAAGCTGTTCATTGGGGACGGATACCATGACTCGGATGCCTGTGTTTGCAAGTGCAATGAGCATGGCACGGTCGGCATTATATAGGCGGACATGTCGGATTTGTTGGGCTTTGAGGAGGGCTACCACTTGAGTTGGGTGTGGCATGTCTGATAGGTCTGTTCCTATGTTCACACCAATAAATGCATCTGCAAAAATGAACCAAAATCAAAGGTTGCAGCAAGTAACATGCATAGAAACAAATACATATAACAGTTGAGAgggaaatttgttttttttagtaacAAGTTAACTATTATATATCCATAGTACTAATAAGTTATGATATCCACATATTCAACTTCGCGCACTAGTATGGATCAATTAAAACTTAAGTATCCTCATGCTCAACAAATGTGTGGATTTTCTGGTACTGAGAACTGACCACCACAATTAGCACCAAACAACCTGTTAAATTAATGTttgcttctgtttttttttttttcccctagaTGGTGAGAGAACTAAGGCACTTCTAAATGTTGAAGTATCTGCATTAGTaagaacatttaaaaaaattaaaatgttttggCAAAGCACACGCAACTTGGTTCAGAACAAAGATCGGTAAGCACAAAATCCAACAGAACATGCGACTCCTTTGGCTATGGGTTAAAAATCTAGATAAAAGATCATAACAGAATTAAATACCACAACTCCAACCCATATTATTGTATACATCctgtacatttttattttttatttttgataagtatgtATACATCCTATACATGGGCTATGCATAtcgtttccattaaaaaaaacaattcattatttataataaaaaaggaaaacatcTCGTTTCAGAGTATATATGCTAAAAAAACTGTAAATTCTCAAGCCTATTGATTTTTAGGCACCAATAGGCCGGACATTTGGCAAGCGAGAAAAAGAACATAACTTAACATTCAGTCCAATAGACTGGCCCGGACAAGATCCTACATAATTTTGTAGCCACTTTTTCAGAAACAACCCAGTAGACAGTTCCAAGGAAACTGTCAAACTATAATCTAGCCGTGACATGTAATTCCTATGTTGGGTcccataaaaatttcacaagaaaaatgaaaaccgAAGGAATAAAAAGTACAAGTTACAAGAGGGGGCATCTTATTAGGAAGATAGGAAAGCAAGAAAGTCCAAGTGAGTATAGAAGTTACATGGACCAGAGAccttaatataatacaattgGATACTACCTTAATCTAATAATTTAAGGTTATGAATTTGGGTGCAGTaatcttatattaattattcACTTTTACGACTTTGTTGGATGCAAAGGGGCACAACCCAACTACATAAGAAGTATGCTAGAGAAACACTTTTCAATACAAAAACTAGCAAGATCAATCTCACGGCATTTATTTATTAAGGAAATTGAACATCAAGGAGTGAGTCTAGCACGATAAATGAAACTGGACGTTCAGTATTACTCAGACAAGCATAAGTTAGAGGCGTTTTTTCAAACCAAGTTTACCTCGTGGTTTCCTTGGTACTACCACAGTTGTGTTAATAATAAAGTTGCTGAGAATCTCAGAATAGAATGTCATTCACCTTGTTGGTATTGAGTAGTACCTAAGCAGCTAAGTTTCCAAAGGTGAACAACCAGTCCTTTATAGTTGTTAAGAACTTAAGGGCTTCTCAGACTGGTGTTATTGCTTTAATTTGAATATAGAGTAGATAACAATGAATAAAAAGTAATCATTCACACATTCACCGCAAGACTAATAAGTCCATCTGTTTTTATAAGTGGATAAACATAGATAATGCTACAGTCACATATAGATTTCACCCCccgccccaaaaaaaaaaaaaaaaaaaaaaaaactaaaagcgGTTTCATCTCATAGGTTAAatctactttaaaataaatataactttaCAATATGAACTACCATATTAAACCCCCTCAcgttgtgagtttacttttgtgaaatACTTTTGCTGCTAAAACATTTCTGTAAACATACTTAAAGCAGCTCCCTTGCTTCATAATAAAAgtacaaaaataattcaacaatATGGCTCCGGTTAACATTTAATACTCCTCAACGCCCTTATGTCCTCCTTTATTTCACTATTAATGATGAGCTACCAAACCTCATAGGCAAGACGACTTATTttggaacaaaaaataaatagataaatatataaataaacaaactacCTACAAAGATACACTTGCTCGgtaaacagagagagagagagagagagagagagagagagagagagagagagagaccattttctttccttattttggCCCATAACTTCAATTTATATGCCcttaatatgatatgaaatcCTCCAAAGTCTTAACGCAAGGTGGGGTGACTAAGACATCATAGAGAACACATGCAGACAATGTCAAATTCCTTACAACCTCTAAGAAGCGACTGAGACACCAAAATTTTAAAGTGAAATCTAAGATCGGAACTAATCAAAAGAGAAAATACCAAAATCACTTACTATTAACAGAGGAAGattattcaagaaaaaaaaaaaacg
This is a stretch of genomic DNA from Carya illinoinensis cultivar Pawnee chromosome 3, C.illinoinensisPawnee_v1, whole genome shotgun sequence. It encodes these proteins:
- the LOC122302903 gene encoding glucan endo-1,3-beta-glucosidase 2-like isoform X1 — encoded protein: MAVLILLLLLAASAVAAEEDAFIGVNIGTDLSDMPHPTQVVALLKAQQIRHVRLYNADRAMLIALANTGIRVMVSVPNEQLLGIGQSNSTAANWVSHNVVAHYPATNITAISVGSEVLTAIPNAATVLVSALKFIHSALVASNLDHQIKVSTPLSSSIILDSFPPFQAFFNRTWNPVLVPMLSFLQSTGSFFMLNIYPYYDYMQSNGVISLDYALFKPLPPTKEAIDANTLLHYSNVFDAMVDAAYFAMAFLNFTNIPVIVTESGWPSKGDSNEPDATIENANSYNSNLIRHVLNKTGTPKHPGIAVSTYIYELYNEDMKSGPVSEKSWGLFNANGSPIYILHLTGSGVVLANDTTNQTYCTARDGADPKMLQAALDWACGPGKVDCSPLLQGKPCYEPDNVLAHATYAFDTYYHKMGKDLGSCDFNGVAAITTTNPSHGSCMFPGSVGKDSSLVNITAPSMNSTSSDSSGCNIYGAGLPSIFIVIRVLILSVVFL
- the LOC122302903 gene encoding glucan endo-1,3-beta-glucosidase 2-like isoform X2 is translated as MAVLILLLLLAASAVAAEEDAFIGVNIGTDLSDMPHPTQVVALLKAQQIRHVRLYNADRAMLIALANTGIRVMVSVPNEQLLGIGQSNSTAANWVSHNVVAHYPATNITAISVGSEVLTAIPNAATVLVSALKFIHSALVASNLDHQIKVSTPLSSSIILDSFPPFQAFFNRTWNPVLVPMLSFLQSTGSFFMLNIYPYYDYMQSNGVISLDYALFKPLPPTKEAIDANTLLHYSNVFDAMVDAAYFAMAFLNFTNIPVIVTESGWPSKGDSNEPDATIENANSYNSNLIRHVLNKTGTPKHPGIAVSTYIYELYNEDMKSGPVSEKSWGLFNANGSPIYILHLTGSGVVLANDTTNQTYCTARDGADPKMLQAALDWACGPGKVDCSPLLQGKPCYEPDNVLAHATYAFDTYYHKMGKDLGSCDFNGVAAITTTNPMLARIAPW